Proteins encoded within one genomic window of Christensenellaceae bacterium:
- a CDS encoding InlB B-repeat-containing protein encodes MTKTQNVHYNTDTNDKKNRRIILISAIAVLIIIAILIPILLHSCASTVKLSFETNGGTTIETKELKKGSKIDGINEITTKEGYTFDTWFYDDALSNAVTFPFNINKDTKLYANWNLESFTISFDTDGGDAVASVIYSYGEHIDYPATSHQDPNSYFGGWIDLETGAEVTYFTMPAHNISLKAKWVDDPKYQTYTFDLNADNAVLVGVSSITGELSTAIDQNLIPIVTRLGYDFEGWFLDADCTIQFVQTTFISEGTIKLYAGWKEHLSKIMFNTNGGNTLTPLVAQAGTIIGLPIPTKINNKFRDWADINNLWKPELKTQGLMPDCDITLTAEWSTLQQISFNLVKEGASIQNPNDYINFEGVENAPFPTAFPIPDCLGYTFDKWYTAVTYNIDGSISYDDANIFSDTTFGATDIILYASWITNQYEVDVDGIQTQEDFRSVFVLPNISQDGFNLVGWGSSVADIVYFDAQSSTYQFVVPAQDLILTPVWLPWQEISFDANTTSIDTTLPMIVTTMPSPISGAVETLIGNLQNPSCMGYTFIGWTMDTEGTQFAPTTFGLENITLYAQWEANTYNVTFDPDRAGYNTVPLPITVKYGQPVGVLPDLNDGTVIGWHFNQWFDGKTSVHSVSASRLYEWTTDMTFYGSWSKIQCEIDFDFNGGDCVISSLTSTYGSTVALTTVASLLTAPTGYVFDYFLDLATGNQYYTTTPNPTAPLNGMNFKVIWKAKTYNITFNLGSYNWKLDGSTVSTIATLTIPFGETIGELPTPEVPTADQLPFGDFYFNFAGWTYSNGQAFNITTMPAENISLVASWTPWQQITLNVNTDDTSALLTDIHSLTGEVVVGASILEGADSWTIILPNAANVTRTGYGFLGWYLDKDCLIPMDATNYTALSGYNLYAKWGAKTYQITLYINGGDSIDGGITEIDSITFNTAIGALPDAQKAGNKFVGWFTSDGIAVSVTTTYTWSVDIELYAYFEENPIVELNLNVTDNSATIAQNYVTGETGTPIILPSNPTRMGYVFGGWYQNAACTDGNEYIPSNFVADETVYAKWTPNTHVIILNVNGGDALVQNTINVTFGTVIGTLEIPTRNGYTFDAWIYGGISEYSASTIYMLDEDITLFASWIKNPIIIFNVNAHGESITVSPTNLNGKAGTAIGALPTPTNRNYYTFIGWYADSMCSQAFTGTTFLADITLYAGWSANTYIIALNSNGGVAVSNVTAPYGASVTLPTTTMVGYSFLGWSTDGTSNNIVNYTTMPANGANLKAVWQQNATITFDLNTTDTNASATPAPISGAVGDALVLPTPTRTGYILTGWYQHLSNGNLQQFTATTFGSSDITLYADWQATIQTITFNANGGTVSKTTLSVIYGSPLYTLPTATNGSLYFVGWNTQADGNGIAYLSTTIYSLQADLTLYAIFTNQIATIQFGTNGGSNITSTTLPVGTTITRETLPIPTMNNMNFIGWFYNGQLVDDTHPLVLTASGAYLTAGWSGYQGFVFNTMCGDASFGSQSVTGPVGQTFVAPTPTRLGYTFAGWFYDTSFTQPLDTNTLGLYTVTVFAKWVSV; translated from the coding sequence ATGACAAAAACACAAAATGTACATTATAATACTGACACAAATGACAAAAAAAATAGGAGAATTATTTTAATTTCTGCAATTGCTGTTTTAATTATTATAGCTATTCTAATTCCCATTTTGCTTCATTCTTGTGCAAGCACTGTAAAACTTTCGTTTGAAACAAACGGAGGAACAACAATTGAAACAAAGGAACTTAAAAAAGGTTCCAAAATTGATGGGATAAATGAAATCACAACAAAAGAAGGTTATACTTTTGACACTTGGTTTTATGACGATGCTTTATCTAATGCAGTTACGTTTCCGTTCAACATTAACAAAGATACGAAATTATACGCTAATTGGAATTTAGAAAGCTTTACCATATCTTTTGACACTGATGGCGGTGATGCTGTTGCAAGTGTAATATACTCATATGGCGAGCACATAGATTATCCTGCCACAAGCCATCAAGATCCAAATTCCTATTTTGGAGGTTGGATTGATTTAGAAACCGGAGCAGAGGTTACTTATTTTACAATGCCGGCACATAATATTTCATTAAAAGCAAAATGGGTTGATGATCCAAAATATCAAACATATACTTTCGATTTAAATGCCGATAATGCTGTTCTTGTGGGTGTTTCTTCAATTACCGGAGAATTAAGTACTGCAATTGACCAAAATTTAATTCCGATAGTAACACGGTTAGGCTACGATTTTGAAGGCTGGTTTTTAGATGCTGACTGCACAATTCAATTTGTGCAAACAACTTTCATCAGTGAAGGCACAATAAAACTTTATGCAGGATGGAAAGAGCACCTTAGCAAAATAATGTTCAATACTAATGGAGGAAACACATTGACTCCTCTTGTTGCACAAGCGGGCACAATTATAGGCCTGCCGATTCCAACAAAAATAAATAACAAATTCAGAGATTGGGCTGATATAAACAATTTATGGAAACCGGAACTTAAAACACAGGGTTTAATGCCGGATTGTGATATAACATTAACTGCGGAATGGTCAACCCTTCAACAAATATCATTCAATTTGGTAAAAGAAGGGGCTTCAATTCAAAATCCAAATGATTATATAAATTTTGAAGGTGTCGAAAATGCTCCATTCCCAACTGCATTTCCTATTCCGGATTGCCTAGGTTACACTTTTGACAAGTGGTATACCGCTGTTACTTACAACATTGATGGTTCAATAAGCTATGATGACGCTAATATATTTTCTGACACAACATTTGGCGCCACAGACATAATTTTATATGCAAGCTGGATAACAAACCAATATGAAGTGGATGTAGACGGCATCCAAACACAAGAAGATTTTAGGAGTGTTTTTGTGCTTCCAAATATTTCACAAGACGGATTTAACCTTGTGGGTTGGGGCTCGTCTGTGGCAGATATTGTATATTTTGATGCTCAAAGCAGCACATATCAATTTGTTGTTCCTGCACAAGATTTAATCCTAACACCTGTTTGGCTACCATGGCAAGAGATTTCATTTGATGCGAACACAACAAGTATAGACACAACCTTACCTATGATTGTTACAACTATGCCTTCACCAATTTCCGGTGCGGTTGAAACATTAATTGGAAATTTACAAAATCCATCTTGTATGGGTTATACTTTTATAGGTTGGACAATGGATACAGAAGGCACACAGTTTGCACCAACAACTTTTGGGCTTGAAAACATAACACTATATGCACAATGGGAAGCAAATACATATAATGTAACATTTGATCCTGACAGAGCCGGATATAACACCGTGCCACTGCCAATAACAGTGAAGTATGGTCAACCTGTTGGAGTTTTGCCAGATTTAAATGACGGAACAGTTATTGGTTGGCATTTTAACCAGTGGTTTGATGGAAAAACATCAGTTCATTCAGTTTCTGCAAGCAGACTTTATGAATGGACAACAGATATGACTTTCTACGGCAGCTGGTCTAAAATTCAATGCGAGATTGATTTTGATTTTAATGGTGGAGACTGTGTTATATCATCTCTGACCTCTACTTATGGTTCCACGGTTGCTTTAACCACGGTTGCATCTTTATTAACAGCACCAACAGGGTATGTATTCGATTACTTTTTGGATTTAGCAACGGGAAATCAATATTACACAACAACACCAAATCCAACCGCCCCCTTAAATGGTATGAACTTTAAAGTAATTTGGAAAGCCAAAACTTATAACATTACCTTCAACTTGGGCTCTTACAATTGGAAATTGGATGGAAGTACTGTTTCAACAATAGCAACTTTAACCATTCCGTTTGGTGAGACAATTGGAGAATTGCCAACTCCAGAAGTTCCAACTGCTGATCAACTGCCATTCGGAGATTTTTACTTTAACTTTGCCGGATGGACTTATTCAAATGGTCAGGCTTTTAATATAACTACAATGCCGGCAGAAAACATTTCACTTGTTGCATCATGGACACCTTGGCAACAAATTACATTGAATGTTAACACGGATGACACAAGTGCTTTATTAACCGATATCCATTCATTAACCGGAGAAGTTGTTGTTGGTGCATCTATATTAGAGGGTGCTGATTCTTGGACAATTATTCTTCCAAATGCAGCAAACGTAACGAGAACCGGTTATGGATTTTTAGGTTGGTATTTAGATAAGGATTGCTTAATTCCTATGGATGCCACAAATTATACCGCTCTTTCAGGATATAACTTATATGCAAAGTGGGGGGCTAAAACATATCAAATTACGCTTTATATAAATGGCGGAGATTCCATAGATGGCGGTATAACAGAAATAGACAGCATAACATTTAACACTGCAATCGGTGCTTTACCTGATGCACAAAAAGCCGGGAACAAATTTGTTGGATGGTTTACCTCTGATGGCATCGCAGTTTCTGTTACAACAACCTACACATGGAGTGTTGATATAGAGCTATATGCTTATTTCGAAGAAAATCCCATTGTTGAACTTAATTTAAATGTAACAGACAATTCAGCAACAATAGCTCAAAACTATGTAACAGGTGAGACGGGTACACCAATAATTCTACCTTCTAACCCAACACGCATGGGCTATGTTTTTGGCGGTTGGTATCAAAATGCGGCATGTACAGATGGAAATGAATATATCCCAAGTAATTTTGTTGCAGATGAAACTGTTTATGCAAAGTGGACTCCAAATACACATGTTATTATACTGAATGTAAATGGCGGAGATGCATTAGTTCAGAATACAATTAATGTAACCTTCGGAACAGTAATTGGCACATTAGAAATTCCAACAAGAAATGGCTACACTTTTGATGCTTGGATATATGGTGGCATCAGTGAATATTCTGCAAGCACAATATATATGTTAGATGAAGACATTACTCTTTTTGCAAGCTGGATAAAAAACCCAATTATAATATTTAATGTAAATGCACACGGAGAATCTATAACTGTATCTCCTACAAATTTGAACGGAAAGGCCGGCACAGCAATCGGAGCATTGCCAACACCAACTAATCGCAACTACTATACATTTATTGGTTGGTATGCAGATAGCATGTGTTCGCAAGCTTTCACAGGCACAACATTTTTGGCAGATATAACTCTCTATGCCGGTTGGTCTGCAAACACTTATATAATTGCCCTTAATTCTAATGGAGGAGTTGCAGTAAGCAATGTGACAGCACCTTATGGTGCCAGCGTCACACTTCCAACAACCACAATGGTAGGTTATTCATTCTTGGGGTGGTCAACAGATGGCACTTCAAACAATATTGTTAATTACACAACTATGCCTGCAAATGGTGCAAATTTAAAAGCGGTTTGGCAACAGAATGCAACAATCACTTTCGATTTAAATACAACTGACACCAATGCAAGTGCAACACCAGCTCCAATTTCCGGTGCGGTTGGCGATGCCCTTGTGCTTCCGACGCCAACACGTACGGGTTATATCTTAACTGGTTGGTATCAACATTTAAGTAATGGAAATCTGCAGCAATTTACAGCCACCACATTCGGTTCAAGTGATATTACGCTTTATGCAGATTGGCAAGCAACAATTCAAACAATAACTTTTAACGCTAATGGAGGAACCGTTTCGAAAACAACATTATCAGTTATTTATGGCTCTCCGTTGTATACACTTCCAACTGCTACAAACGGAAGTCTATACTTTGTTGGTTGGAATACACAAGCAGATGGCAATGGCATAGCTTATTTATCAACAACAATATACTCTTTACAAGCCGATTTAACTCTTTATGCAATCTTCACAAACCAGATTGCAACAATCCAATTTGGCACAAACGGCGGTTCTAACATTACTTCAACCACATTGCCGGTTGGAACAACAATCACAAGAGAGACCCTGCCAATTCCTACAATGAACAACATGAACTTTATTGGATGGTTTTATAACGGGCAACTTGTGGATGACACTCATCCGCTTGTATTAACTGCCAGCGGAGCTTATTTAACGGCGGGTTGGAGCGGTTATCAAGGCTTTGTATTCAACACAATGTGCGGCGATGCAAGCTTTGGTTCACAAAGTGTGACAGGACCGGTTGGTCAAACCTTTGTTGCACCAACACCAACACGTTTAGGATACACCTTTGCAGGGTGGTTCTATGACACATCGTTTACACAACCACTTGATACAAACACCTTGGGCTTGTATACAGTTACTGTTTTTGCAAAATGGGTATCAGTTTAA
- a CDS encoding ABC transporter ATP-binding protein, producing the protein MESVIKVKNLTKDYGQGRGVFDISFEVFKGEVFGFLGPNGAGKTTTIRHLLGFSKPQSGSTEIAGLDCWKQPSLVQEKLGYLAGEIAYPENLTGWKFIKQIAEMRKVDLKKAEELCDYFQLKPHGELKRMSKGMKQKIALVIAFMHDAEIIILDEPTSGLDPLMQSRFCNLISKEKARGKTILMSSHMFEEVEKTCDRVAIIKQGKIIAEVKMKDIEHKKDKEYEVRFKDKKDAEAFSKLDYKFTEKNMSKNRVKVVVNDEQINEFLTEANKYKLEYLSEIKFTLEKYFMKYYQGEDNKNETAV; encoded by the coding sequence ATGGAAAGTGTAATCAAAGTAAAGAATTTAACAAAAGATTACGGTCAAGGACGAGGTGTTTTTGACATTTCGTTTGAAGTTTTTAAAGGTGAAGTTTTTGGATTTCTGGGTCCGAACGGTGCAGGTAAAACAACGACCATTCGTCATTTGCTTGGGTTTTCAAAACCACAAAGCGGCAGTACCGAAATTGCAGGATTGGATTGCTGGAAACAACCAAGCCTAGTGCAAGAAAAGCTTGGCTATTTGGCCGGTGAAATTGCTTATCCCGAAAACCTAACCGGATGGAAGTTCATTAAACAAATTGCAGAGATGCGAAAAGTAGACCTAAAAAAGGCAGAGGAACTTTGTGATTATTTTCAGTTAAAACCACACGGCGAACTAAAACGTATGAGTAAGGGCATGAAACAAAAAATAGCACTTGTCATTGCCTTCATGCATGATGCCGAGATAATAATCCTTGATGAACCGACAAGCGGACTTGACCCGCTTATGCAATCTCGGTTTTGTAACCTTATTTCTAAAGAGAAGGCAAGAGGTAAAACTATTTTGATGAGCAGTCATATGTTTGAGGAAGTTGAAAAAACCTGCGACCGAGTGGCAATTATTAAGCAAGGAAAAATAATCGCAGAAGTGAAAATGAAAGATATAGAACATAAAAAAGACAAAGAATATGAAGTACGATTTAAAGATAAAAAAGATGCTGAAGCTTTTTCAAAGCTAGATTATAAATTTACGGAAAAGAACATGTCAAAGAACCGAGTAAAAGTTGTTGTGAATGATGAGCAGATTAACGAATTTCTAACAGAGGCCAATAAATACAAGCTTGAATATCTGAGTGAAATCAAATTTACGCTTGAAAAATATTTCATGAAATACTACCAAGGGGAGGACAATAAAAATGAAACTGCTGTCTAA
- a CDS encoding ribulose-phosphate 3-epimerase yields MNIKIAPSTNPPKPEDMLEYIKELNALDVDYIHCDIMDGKFVTATTFGADITKKIAEVTKIPLNVHLMVKKPKDVKQYIRAGASIVTIHLEAFEDIKQVIKTLLKIAKLGAIPSASIKPNTPLEKLWPILGYVGMVLVMSVEPGKSGQEFIAGTLDRIAQIKKKLGELGLDDVLVEVDGGVNNKNIADIKKTGADIVVVGNYLYSAVDRGEAIKKLKK; encoded by the coding sequence ATGAATATAAAGATTGCACCTTCTACAAACCCTCCAAAGCCTGAGGATATGCTTGAATATATAAAGGAGCTAAATGCTTTGGATGTGGATTATATCCATTGTGACATCATGGACGGCAAGTTTGTTACTGCCACTACATTTGGGGCAGACATAACAAAGAAAATTGCCGAAGTAACTAAAATTCCGCTGAATGTGCACCTTATGGTCAAAAAGCCTAAGGACGTAAAACAATATATTAGGGCAGGGGCAAGCATTGTAACAATCCATCTGGAAGCTTTTGAGGATATAAAACAGGTAATTAAAACGCTTCTGAAAATTGCTAAACTCGGGGCAATTCCGTCGGCTTCAATAAAGCCGAATACTCCGCTTGAAAAACTCTGGCCGATTTTAGGCTATGTCGGTATGGTGCTTGTTATGAGCGTGGAGCCAGGAAAAAGCGGACAGGAGTTTATTGCGGGGACACTTGACAGGATAGCACAAATTAAAAAGAAGCTTGGTGAACTTGGCCTTGACGATGTTCTTGTTGAGGTTGACGGCGGAGTAAATAACAAAAATATAGCTGATATAAAGAAAACAGGCGCTGATATTGTGGTGGTAGGTAATTACCTATATTCAGCAGTTGATAGGGGTGAGGCGATTAAAAAGCTTAAGAAGTGA
- a CDS encoding DUF11 domain-containing protein encodes MYNEHERDRHGGGNGGSGGPNHNRDRIFNRAFIDFNMCGRMRVFESNIVETTRIDIAVEKSQSNPLIFDGDEHEYTVKVINKSMLDIDNVHFKDFLDDGLEYVAGSFKVDGQSEDPKMVGHELSYDIKKLHARKEAILAFRVKMHH; translated from the coding sequence ATGTATAATGAACATGAAAGAGACAGACACGGCGGTGGCAATGGCGGCAGCGGTGGGCCCAACCATAACAGAGACAGAATATTTAACAGGGCTTTTATAGACTTTAATATGTGCGGAAGAATGAGGGTTTTTGAAAGCAACATCGTTGAAACCACCAGAATTGACATTGCTGTTGAAAAATCGCAGTCTAACCCACTTATATTTGACGGTGATGAGCATGAATATACTGTTAAAGTTATAAACAAGAGTATGCTGGATATTGACAATGTTCACTTTAAGGACTTTCTTGATGACGGTCTTGAGTATGTAGCAGGCAGTTTTAAGGTTGATGGACAGAGTGAGGATCCCAAAATGGTCGGCCATGAACTTTCGTATGATATCAAAAAGCTGCACGCAAGAAAAGAAGCAATTCTAGCCTTCAGAGTAAAAATGCACCACTAA
- a CDS encoding ABC transporter permease yields the protein MKLLSKNILKQSVRNNWKLWLVIAAVLCFFITVLTIAVQSSAGNAPINPNNPMGSILSVYGMMLFGMQGVLIMLLYSVIIGNKLVASEIDRGTMSFILNTPPTRKQLIFSKALFYIVSILAIIVLMGVFGTIICSVVGADMDYGKLWTLALGLFLLTFAISGICFAASCWFNKSSHSLMVGAGLPVAFWLCNMFKEIPNLEFLKYISINTLFDTSAVISGSGFIIQFVALFVIGVALYAVGILKFLKKDLPL from the coding sequence ATGAAACTGCTGTCTAAAAATATTTTAAAACAAAGTGTAAGGAATAATTGGAAGCTGTGGCTTGTCATTGCAGCCGTACTATGCTTTTTCATAACCGTTCTAACAATAGCGGTGCAGTCATCCGCCGGAAACGCACCAATCAACCCAAACAACCCGATGGGGTCAATACTTTCAGTGTATGGTATGATGCTGTTTGGCATGCAGGGCGTTTTGATAATGCTTCTTTATTCGGTAATCATAGGAAATAAATTGGTGGCAAGTGAAATTGACAGAGGCACAATGAGTTTTATACTAAACACCCCACCAACACGCAAACAGCTGATTTTTTCAAAGGCATTATTCTACATAGTGTCAATACTAGCAATAATAGTACTTATGGGAGTTTTTGGAACTATAATTTGTTCGGTTGTGGGAGCTGATATGGACTACGGAAAACTTTGGACTTTGGCGCTTGGTTTATTCTTGCTCACCTTTGCAATAAGCGGGATTTGTTTTGCAGCAAGCTGTTGGTTCAATAAAAGTAGCCACTCACTAATGGTTGGAGCAGGATTGCCCGTTGCATTTTGGCTTTGCAATATGTTTAAAGAAATACCAAATTTGGAATTCCTTAAATACATTTCAATAAACACACTGTTTGATACATCGGCAGTAATTTCCGGTTCTGGGTTTATTATACAATTTGTTGCACTCTTCGTGATAGGGGTCGCACTTTATGCCGTGGGCATTTTGAAGTTCCTTAAAAAGGATTTACCATTATAG
- a CDS encoding DAK2 domain-containing protein yields MQKTINGAIFRKMILAAGNLLENNKDYVDALNVYPVPDGDTGTNMNLTFKSAMKYINECTNNNLDALGEALQKGALRGARGNSGVILSQILKGIASVMMQHDTLNTKTFAKALKEGSDIAYKAVTVPKEGTMLTVIRVVAEFSLEACKKIGDFEEFFKVILEKGEEILAQTPDMLPVLKKAGVVDAGGRGLLILLTGFYKVIINDDSVKLDFNDPVDAFERIKKFHANLADLSSIEFAYCTEFMIVNLHKRTTESDIDKLKERLMSIGDEVICMGDLKLIKIHVHTNEPNRALGFALELGELTNMKIENMLEQVRALKNASQASEPMKQYGMVSVAAGEGLAALFKDLMVDHIIEGGQTMNPSANDIADAIDRVNAQNVFIFPNNKNIILAAEQCKALTNKNVIVIPTKSVPEGISACLAFNEESNIEDNTDAMMQSISHVKTGSVTYAVRDTHVDGFDLSTGEIIGLDKSSIVTKGAQVTPTTEALVGKLVDKNTVNISLFYGNDIKEEDAEALKETLAAKYPQCEVSVLMGGQPVYYYIISVE; encoded by the coding sequence GTGCAAAAAACAATAAATGGTGCTATTTTTCGAAAAATGATATTGGCAGCAGGAAATCTGCTTGAAAATAATAAAGATTATGTGGACGCTCTAAACGTATATCCGGTGCCGGACGGTGACACAGGAACCAACATGAATTTGACGTTTAAGTCAGCCATGAAATATATAAATGAATGTACTAACAACAACCTAGACGCTCTGGGTGAAGCCCTTCAAAAGGGGGCGTTGCGCGGTGCGCGAGGCAACTCAGGTGTTATTTTGTCGCAGATACTAAAGGGTATCGCCTCTGTTATGATGCAGCACGACACGCTCAACACAAAAACCTTTGCAAAAGCGCTTAAAGAGGGCTCAGATATCGCCTATAAAGCCGTTACTGTGCCCAAAGAAGGCACAATGCTAACGGTTATCCGTGTGGTTGCGGAGTTTTCGCTTGAGGCCTGTAAAAAAATAGGCGACTTTGAAGAATTCTTCAAGGTTATTCTTGAAAAGGGTGAGGAGATTTTGGCTCAGACCCCCGATATGCTGCCGGTTTTGAAAAAAGCGGGCGTTGTTGATGCGGGCGGACGCGGACTTTTAATACTTCTTACCGGATTTTATAAAGTTATTATCAATGACGACTCGGTTAAGCTGGATTTTAACGATCCGGTTGACGCTTTTGAGCGTATCAAAAAGTTCCACGCCAATCTGGCCGACCTTAGCTCGATTGAATTTGCTTACTGCACCGAGTTTATGATTGTAAATCTGCACAAACGCACCACTGAAAGTGATATCGACAAGCTGAAAGAACGTTTGATGAGCATCGGGGACGAGGTTATTTGTATGGGTGATCTCAAGCTTATAAAAATTCATGTGCATACCAACGAACCTAACCGCGCACTGGGTTTTGCGCTGGAGCTTGGTGAGCTTACCAACATGAAAATCGAAAACATGCTGGAGCAGGTAAGGGCACTTAAAAATGCAAGTCAGGCAAGTGAGCCTATGAAACAGTACGGAATGGTATCAGTTGCCGCGGGTGAAGGGTTGGCAGCACTGTTTAAGGACCTTATGGTCGACCATATCATTGAAGGCGGACAAACCATGAATCCAAGTGCCAACGACATTGCAGATGCAATAGATCGTGTAAACGCCCAAAATGTATTTATCTTTCCCAACAATAAGAATATCATTCTGGCTGCTGAACAATGTAAGGCTCTAACCAATAAAAATGTAATCGTAATTCCTACAAAGAGCGTACCTGAAGGCATATCAGCCTGCCTTGCCTTTAATGAAGAAAGTAATATTGAAGACAACACCGATGCAATGATGCAATCAATATCACATGTCAAGACCGGTTCGGTAACCTATGCCGTAAGAGACACTCATGTTGATGGCTTTGACCTGTCAACAGGCGAAATTATTGGGCTCGACAAGAGCTCGATTGTCACAAAAGGCGCGCAGGTTACACCCACAACCGAAGCGCTTGTAGGTAAGCTTGTTGACAAAAACACCGTGAATATCTCATTGTTCTACGGAAACGACATAAAAGAAGAGGACGCCGAAGCGCTGAAAGAAACGCTGGCAGCAAAGTATCCTCAATGCGAAGTGTCGGTGTTGATGGGCGGACAACCTGTATACTATTATATAATATCTGTTGAATAA
- a CDS encoding MarR family transcriptional regulator — translation MNKDESYEEIVIKLKKLIRKIEQKQADMDDCQITSAQARIIFPIIKNGKGYSMSELTEIAGVDKALVSRAISDLETKEIVERDKKSDSNERNYKINLTPKGNKIFSERLDKYRAEFERWRSKFTFEQLRTFRDVLDMLTEDEI, via the coding sequence ATGAACAAAGACGAATCATACGAAGAAATTGTAATCAAACTAAAAAAACTGATTAGAAAAATCGAACAAAAACAGGCAGACATGGATGACTGCCAAATAACATCAGCCCAAGCGCGCATAATATTTCCGATAATCAAAAATGGTAAAGGGTACTCAATGTCTGAACTCACCGAAATTGCAGGTGTAGATAAAGCACTCGTTTCGAGGGCAATTTCAGATTTGGAAACAAAGGAAATAGTTGAACGTGACAAAAAGTCTGATAGTAACGAACGAAACTACAAAATTAACCTAACGCCCAAAGGCAATAAAATTTTTTCGGAAAGGCTAGATAAATATCGTGCCGAATTTGAAAGATGGCGAAGTAAATTTACATTCGAGCAATTGAGAACATTCCGAGATGTTTTGGACATGCTGACAGAAGATGAAATCTAA
- the rsgA gene encoding ribosome small subunit-dependent GTPase A, protein MSFLASAQGKLKQSDKQGPRENISGYCGKVLVGDHVEFDKLADGGEAITVCNANITKVYPRKNVLIRPPISNIDCLVIMVTKSPSPDFVLVDKLIINCMIHNIKPILCISKTDTMTEQEIEQIISGYKNVVDDIVCLSSQNRKNLEQLTSIIKNQITALAGQSAVGKSTLLNALLGTNIKTDGLSAKVDRGKHTTRHTEIFLHGNIRIADTPGFSLIDLKVDETELRYYYSEFEAFNCKYRGCMHINEDEGICAVKQAVKTGKINKDRYERYIKIFQELKKRGLPRTSRSK, encoded by the coding sequence GTGAGTTTTTTGGCATCGGCTCAAGGCAAGCTTAAGCAAAGCGACAAACAAGGCCCCCGCGAAAATATCTCCGGCTATTGCGGCAAGGTTTTGGTTGGGGACCATGTAGAGTTTGACAAACTTGCTGACGGCGGCGAAGCCATTACTGTCTGCAACGCCAATATTACAAAGGTTTATCCTCGTAAAAATGTGCTTATCCGCCCGCCTATAAGTAATATAGACTGCCTTGTCATTATGGTCACAAAAAGCCCGTCCCCTGACTTTGTGCTGGTTGATAAGCTGATTATAAACTGTATGATACATAATATAAAACCTATTTTGTGCATAAGTAAGACTGACACGATGACTGAACAGGAAATAGAGCAAATTATAAGCGGATATAAGAATGTGGTAGATGACATTGTTTGTTTATCATCACAAAACCGCAAAAATCTGGAGCAGCTTACCTCTATTATTAAAAATCAAATTACAGCGCTTGCGGGCCAATCAGCAGTGGGAAAAAGTACGCTTCTTAACGCCTTACTCGGCACAAACATAAAAACCGACGGGCTGAGTGCTAAGGTAGACCGCGGAAAGCATACCACAAGGCATACAGAGATATTTTTGCACGGCAACATAAGAATTGCCGACACTCCGGGATTCAGCCTAATAGACCTGAAAGTGGATGAAACCGAGCTACGGTATTATTATAGCGAATTTGAAGCTTTTAACTGCAAGTATAGAGGATGCATGCATATAAATGAGGATGAGGGCATTTGTGCCGTAAAACAGGCAGTGAAAACAGGGAAAATAAATAAGGATAGGTATGAAAGATACATAAAAATCTTTCAAGAACTGAAAAAGAGGGGACTTCCGCGAACTTCGCGCTCTAAATGA
- a CDS encoding Asp23/Gls24 family envelope stress response protein, protein MSLKTSNAYGDITISDEAISVVAGFTVLECYGVVDLVNSKASDTFPEVFKKVPLNRGVKIVTNGNRITIELYVILKYGVAINATAESIRNTVKYNVEKFTGMIVETVNVKVVGVRV, encoded by the coding sequence ATGTCTTTAAAAACTTCCAATGCATACGGCGACATTACAATCAGCGACGAAGCCATTTCTGTTGTGGCTGGTTTTACCGTGCTTGAATGTTACGGCGTTGTAGACTTGGTAAATAGCAAGGCAAGCGACACTTTTCCCGAAGTATTTAAAAAAGTTCCTCTCAACAGAGGGGTAAAAATTGTAACAAATGGAAACCGAATCACCATCGAACTTTATGTTATACTCAAATACGGCGTAGCGATAAACGCTACTGCTGAAAGTATCCGTAACACTGTAAAGTATAACGTAGAAAAGTTTACAGGAATGATAGTAGAGACCGTAAATGTCAAAGTAGTTGGCGTTAGGGTTTGA